From one Ooceraea biroi isolate clonal line C1 chromosome 7, Obir_v5.4, whole genome shotgun sequence genomic stretch:
- the LOC105282037 gene encoding Down syndrome critical region protein 3 homolog isoform X1 has translation MSINIDIKLKRASKIYHEGEVVAGLILLKTNSDVKHDGIFLTMEGSVNLQLSSKNVGIFEAFYNSVKPIQLVQYTLDVAPSGKIPSGKTEIPFELPLKPRGSKSLYETYHGVFVNIQYLIRCDIKRSFLAKDVSKSLEFIVEDKPSTKIEKEHSKIVFFKIMPESLQNTRDRPNVPKFCISGRLDSLYCKISEPLTGEVVIEHCEAVIKSIELQLVRVETCGCAEGYSRDATEIQNIQIGEGNACTNLAIPIYMIFPRLFTCPTLSTSNFKVGKNIVCSSSPQKKTCVTEIDDMQFFFRV, from the exons ATGTCTATCAACATAGACATAAAATTGAAACGCGCAAGCAAAATATATCACGAAGGG GAGGTGGTCGCTGGTCTGATATTGCTGAAAACTAACTCGGACGTGAAACACGATGGGATTTTTCTTACTATGGAAGGATCGGTAAATTTGCAGCTTAGCTCGAAGAACGTCGGCATTTTTGAAGCGTTTTACAATTCGGTTAAG ccGATACAGTTGGTGCAGTATACACTAGATGTTGCTCCATCGGGAAAGATTCCAAGTGGCAAGACAGAAATACCGTTTGAATTACCGTTAAAGCCAAGAGGAAGCAAGTCTCTCTACGAGACGTATCATGGAGTCTTTGTAAATATACAGTACCTGATACGCTGTGATATAAAAAGAAGCTTCCTTGCAAAAGATGTGAGCAAGTCGTTGGAGTTCATAGTGGAGGACAAACCAAGTACCAAGATCGAGAAGGAACATAGTAAAATCGTGTTCTTCAAAATCATGCCGGAATCCTTGCAAAATACCAGGGACAGACCGAACGTGCCAAAGTTTTGTATTTCAGGAAGATTAGACTCTTTGTACTGCAAAATTTCGGAGCCTCTGACAGGAGAG GTAGTAATTGAACACTGTGAGGCTGTTATAAAGTCCATCGAGCTGCAGCTGGTAAGGGTGGAAACGTGCGGATGCGCGGAAGGATACTCCAGAGATG cGACGGAGatacaaaatatacaaattggCGAGGGCAATGCTTGCACGAATCTTGCCATTCCGATATACATGATATTCCCGAGATTATTTACATGTCCTACCTTGAGCACGAGCAATTTCAAAGTTGGTAAGAATATCGTCTGTTCATCTTCCCCACAAAAAAAAACGTGCGTTACAGAGATTGATGATATGCAATTCTTTTTCAGAGTTTGA
- the LOC105282038 gene encoding uncharacterized protein LOC105282038 produces MIMACNDKNHEVAKGVREWKQNGQCQASQERTAAKTGLDILYASGIDRLTSTTDVENAEKKIASLMHFLKKDPRAADLKWSLFVAASNTYRFDSCLKPFPPMYIKNECKDIEALRRAIEAVPPLPMLCRELGEPNTYEAYRETIELVYWVLLRLREPYIKSVQKECYDSILRKVPFEMPVATPNLIFQVESTKQSVAEEKWKSSAKGHATFYAYHGSRLENFHSIVHYGLQQNMCKRSQFGKGIYLSSELGVSLAYSPMGYGWGGSLLGSEISCIALCELIDHPDVKRGDTRDNAQNTLNDSVGGRIPDKYFVAINSDLVRVRYLLLYAQDLPTSSPPDSSGLFSWFKQHKLLTFNHVNQENIKNVKSSITAVQAGRTKRAVLGEISNKVNTMRGGEPIDRTSLLQKEKKKVTVSHRPVVRVENLPEKPPMKIVKPVIKPISSNMDENSNTTTTTTTTTTTTSTTSATTTPTIVPPAAASQKKEGRKSFSTDLLKFEDIDEPDKGNPILVSLYTNDIHEYLRSLEHVFPVKKGYLTGQEVTPKMRSVLVDWLVEVHQQFRLMQETLYLTVAIIDRFLQSCRTIDRKRLQLVGVTAMFIASKYEEMYSPDISDFVYITDQTYMKSDILQMEMLIVKTLDYSFGRPLPLHFLRRYSKAGKALPIHHTMAKYFLEQSLVHYEMCYYPPSLIAAAAIYLAFLIIGNEEDEEKEIWTSTLEHYSTYSKDDVLPAVHDIAAIITNAEKSKYQAVRKKYGQGKYMKVSVRPELKSPTMLALVATSNET; encoded by the exons ATGATAATGGCGTGCAATGATAAAAATCATGAAGTGGCCAAAGGCGTTAGAGAATGGAAGCAGAATGGACAATGTCAAGCCTCGCAGGAGAGAACTGCAGCAAAGACTGGcttagatatattatatgcatCTGGGATAGATCGGCTAACCAGTACAACTGATGTGGAAAATGCggagaaaaagatagcatcGCTAATGCATTTTCTGAAGAAGGATCCCAGAGCTGCCGATTTGAAGTGGTCCCTCTTCGTAGCAGCGTCCAACACTTACCGCTTCGACAGTTGCTTAAAACCGTTTCCACCCATGTACATCAAGAACGAGTGCAAGGACATCGAAGCTTTG AGAAGAGCAATAGAAGCAGTTCCTCCTTTGCCCATGTTATGCAGAGAACTTGGCGAACCTAATACGTACGAGGCTTATCGCGAGACAATAGAACTAGTATATTGGGTATTGTTACGACTAAGAGAGCCGTACATCAAAAGCGTGCAGAAGGAATGC TACGATTCGATACTGAGGAAGGTGCCGTTCGAGATGCCAGTCGCGACTCCAAATCTTATATTCCAAGTGGAAAGTACGAAGCAATCCGTGGCAGAGGAGAAGTGGAAGTCGAGCGCTAAGGGTCACGCGACGTTCTACGCGTACCACGGCAGCCGTCTGGAGAATTTCCATTCCATCGTGCATTACGGCTTGCAACAAAATATGTGCAAA AGATCACAATTTGGCAAAGGGATATACCTGTCGAGCGAATTGGGAGTGAGCTTAGCCTACAGCCCCATGGGTTACGGATGGGGAGGTAGCCTTCTTGGAAGCGAGATAAGCTGCATAGCTCTCTGTGAACTCATCGACCATCCTGATGTGAAGAGAGGAGACACGA GAGATAATGCACAGAACACATTGAACGACTCAGTGGGTGGAAGAATACCAGACAAATATTTTGTAGCGATAAATAGCGATTTAGTAAGAGTACGCTATCTGCTCCTCTACGCCCAAGATCTGCCTACATCCAG CCCTCCTGATAGTTCGGGATTGTTCTCATGGTTCAAGCAACACAAATTACTGACCTTT AATCATGTAAATCAGGAGAATATCAAGAATGTAAAGTCCTCGATAACTGCTGTTCAGGCAGGCAGAACGAAGAGAGCGGTGCTAGGTGAAATTAGCAATAAAGTTAACACTATGAGAGGTGGCGAGCCCATAGATAGGACTAGTCTATTgcaaaaggagaagaagaaggtgACAGTGTCGCATCGGCCAGTTGTCAGAGTGGAAAACTTGCCTGAGAAGCCGCCgatgaaaattgtaaaaccAGTTATCAAACCCATATCTTCCAACATGGATGAGAACTCCAATACAACAACTACTACCACTACAACTACAACTACCACTTCTACCACTTCTGCTACAACTACTCCTACAATTGTACCACCGGCTGCTGCCAGCCAAAAGAAAGAAGGCAGAAAATCATTTTCAACTGACCTATTGAAGTTTGAAGACATTGACGAACCAGATAAGGGGAACCCCATCCTAGTTTCCCTTTATACCAACGACATACACGAATACTTGAGATCGCTAGAGCACGTGTTCCCTGTTAAAAAGGGATACTTGACGGGTCAAGAAGTCACTCCCAAGATGAGAAGCGTACTGGTGGATTGGTTGGTCGAGGTGCATCAACAATTTCGACTGATGCAAGAAACATTGTATCTTACTGTTGCGATCATCGATCGCTTCTTGCAG TCCTGCAGAActatagatagaaagagattGCAGCTGGTAGGCGTGACGGCTATGTTCATTGCCAGCAAGTACGAGGAAATGTATTCACCGGATATAAGTGACTTTGTATACATCACGGACCAGACATATATGAAGTCGGACATACTGCAAATGGAGATGCTCATTGTGAAAACTCTGGATTACTCGTTCGGCCGACCATTACCACTGCACTTTCTTCGGAGATACAGCAAAGCCGGGAAG GCGCTTCCTATACACCATACGATGGCCAAGTATTTCCTGGAGCAAAGCTTGGTCCACTACGAAATGTGCTATTATCCACCTAGTCTCATTGCTGCAGCGGCGATATATCTAGCATTCCT AATAATCGGTaacgaagaagacgaagagaaagaaatctgGACAAGTACACTAGAACATTATAGTACCTACTCCAAGGACGATGTGTTACCTGCGGTACACGATATAGCTGCTATAATAACTAATGCAGAAAAGAGCAAATATCAGGCTGTGAGGAAGAAATACGGTCAGGGGAAATACATGAAAGTTAGTGTTCGACCAGAGCTCAAGTCGCCAACTATGCTTGCTCTTGTGGCAACGAGCAATGAAACATaa
- the LOC105282037 gene encoding Down syndrome critical region protein 3 homolog isoform X2 — protein sequence MSINIDIKLKRASKIYHEGEVVAGLILLKTNSDVKHDGIFLTMEGSVNLQLSSKNVGIFEAFYNSVKPIQLVQYTLDVAPSGKIPSGKTEIPFELPLKPRGSKSLYETYHGVFVNIQYLIRCDIKRSFLAKDVSKSLEFIVEDKPSTKIEKEHSKIVFFKIMPESLQNTRDRPNVPKFCISGRLDSLYCKISEPLTGEVVIEHCEAVIKSIELQLVRVETCGCAEGYSRDATEIQNIQIGEGNACTNLAIPIYMIFPRLFTCPTLSTSNFKVEFEVNLIVVFEDDYLVTENFPIILSRY from the exons ATGTCTATCAACATAGACATAAAATTGAAACGCGCAAGCAAAATATATCACGAAGGG GAGGTGGTCGCTGGTCTGATATTGCTGAAAACTAACTCGGACGTGAAACACGATGGGATTTTTCTTACTATGGAAGGATCGGTAAATTTGCAGCTTAGCTCGAAGAACGTCGGCATTTTTGAAGCGTTTTACAATTCGGTTAAG ccGATACAGTTGGTGCAGTATACACTAGATGTTGCTCCATCGGGAAAGATTCCAAGTGGCAAGACAGAAATACCGTTTGAATTACCGTTAAAGCCAAGAGGAAGCAAGTCTCTCTACGAGACGTATCATGGAGTCTTTGTAAATATACAGTACCTGATACGCTGTGATATAAAAAGAAGCTTCCTTGCAAAAGATGTGAGCAAGTCGTTGGAGTTCATAGTGGAGGACAAACCAAGTACCAAGATCGAGAAGGAACATAGTAAAATCGTGTTCTTCAAAATCATGCCGGAATCCTTGCAAAATACCAGGGACAGACCGAACGTGCCAAAGTTTTGTATTTCAGGAAGATTAGACTCTTTGTACTGCAAAATTTCGGAGCCTCTGACAGGAGAG GTAGTAATTGAACACTGTGAGGCTGTTATAAAGTCCATCGAGCTGCAGCTGGTAAGGGTGGAAACGTGCGGATGCGCGGAAGGATACTCCAGAGATG cGACGGAGatacaaaatatacaaattggCGAGGGCAATGCTTGCACGAATCTTGCCATTCCGATATACATGATATTCCCGAGATTATTTACATGTCCTACCTTGAGCACGAGCAATTTCAAAGTTG AGTTTGAGGTAAATCTTATCGTTGTCTTTGAAGACGACTACTTGGTTACTGAGAACTTTCCTATTATACTCTCGCGGTATTGA